A portion of the Aquicoccus sp. G2-2 genome contains these proteins:
- a CDS encoding FAD-binding dehydrogenase — protein MNETDIIIVGAGLAGLAAALEATRRGRRVLIVDQEGEQSLGGQAFWSLGGLFMVNTPEQRRMGIRDSHALAQLDWMGSAGFDRPEDAYPRQWANAYLDYAAGAMRADLAAIGMRWFPVVGWAERGGSLADGHGNSVPRFHITWGAGEGVIAPYVRLAHEAEAAGLLRFAFRHRVTGLEITNGRVTGVQGDMLATDQARRGASTNRDVAGEFAFSADSVIITTGGIGGNFARVRAQWPTDRLGPAPKHMIAGVPDYVDGAMAAIAEQAGAATINEDRMWHYTEGLSNWDPIWPHHGIRVLPGPSSLWFDALGQRMEAPCLPGFDTLATLKRILSTGHAHGWFILTQKIIEKEFALSGSEQNPDLVSGRWSQVLKERLGKGATRAVEAFKQHGEDFIVADDLNTLVTGMNALTPETPLDPLHLRAQIEARDAQLANPFAKDAQIIAMRQARAYRGDRLIRTAKPHRILDPLAGPLIAVRLNILTRKSLGGLHTDLTSQVLRPDGTAFDGLFAAGEAAGFGGGGYHGYNALEGTFLGGCIFSGRAAGRAA, from the coding sequence ATGAACGAAACGGACATCATCATCGTCGGCGCTGGCCTCGCAGGGCTGGCCGCCGCACTTGAGGCCACGCGCCGGGGCCGCCGGGTCTTGATCGTCGATCAGGAAGGCGAACAAAGCCTTGGCGGGCAGGCGTTCTGGTCGCTGGGCGGGCTCTTCATGGTCAACACCCCCGAGCAGCGCCGCATGGGCATCCGCGACAGCCACGCGCTTGCTCAACTTGACTGGATGGGCTCGGCCGGGTTCGACCGGCCCGAAGATGCCTATCCCCGCCAATGGGCCAACGCTTATCTCGATTATGCCGCCGGGGCGATGCGCGCCGATCTGGCCGCCATCGGAATGCGCTGGTTTCCGGTTGTCGGCTGGGCCGAACGCGGCGGCAGTCTGGCCGATGGCCACGGCAATTCGGTGCCGCGCTTTCATATCACATGGGGCGCGGGCGAAGGCGTGATCGCGCCCTATGTGCGCCTCGCCCATGAGGCCGAAGCGGCGGGGCTCTTGCGCTTTGCCTTCCGCCACCGTGTCACCGGGCTTGAAATAACCAATGGCCGGGTCACCGGCGTGCAGGGCGATATGCTTGCCACCGATCAGGCCCGGCGTGGTGCCTCCACCAACCGCGATGTGGCCGGAGAGTTCGCATTCTCTGCCGACAGCGTGATCATCACCACCGGCGGCATCGGCGGCAACTTCGCCCGCGTCCGCGCCCAATGGCCAACCGACCGCCTCGGCCCCGCGCCCAAACACATGATCGCGGGCGTGCCTGATTATGTCGACGGGGCCATGGCCGCCATCGCCGAACAGGCCGGCGCCGCCACAATCAACGAAGACCGGATGTGGCACTATACCGAAGGGCTGTCCAACTGGGACCCGATCTGGCCGCACCACGGCATCCGGGTTCTGCCCGGCCCATCCTCGCTGTGGTTTGACGCCCTTGGGCAGCGCATGGAAGCGCCCTGCCTGCCGGGGTTCGACACACTCGCCACGCTCAAACGCATCCTTTCGACCGGCCACGCCCATGGCTGGTTCATCCTCACCCAGAAGATCATCGAGAAGGAATTCGCCCTCTCCGGCTCGGAGCAAAACCCCGACCTCGTTTCCGGCCGCTGGTCGCAGGTGCTCAAGGAACGCCTCGGCAAAGGTGCCACCCGCGCGGTTGAGGCATTCAAACAGCATGGCGAGGATTTCATCGTCGCGGACGATCTCAACACGCTGGTCACCGGCATGAACGCGCTCACCCCCGAAACACCGCTCGACCCGTTGCATCTCCGCGCCCAGATTGAGGCCCGCGATGCCCAGCTTGCCAACCCTTTCGCCAAGGATGCACAGATCATCGCCATGCGCCAAGCCCGCGCCTATCGCGGCGACCGGCTCATCCGCACCGCCAAACCGCACCGCATCCTTGACCCGCTCGCGGGGCCGCTCATCGCCGTGCGGCTCAACATCCTCACCCGCAAATCGCTGGGCGGGTTGCACACCGACCTCACCTCACAAGTGTTGCGCCCGGATGGCACGGCTTTCGATGGCCTCTTCGCCGCAGGCGAGGCCGCAGGCTTCGGCGGTGGCGGGTATCACGGCTATAACGCGCTCGAAGGCACGTTTCTGGGCGGCTGTATCTTCTCTGGCAGGGCCGCAGGCCGGGCGGCATGA
- a CDS encoding fatty acid desaturase — protein sequence MFDYSESSRPQPEPRAAREWVAILSKYREPSSLRSCFELAVTVGPFLALWFLAWWSLSISYWLTLMISLCNAAFLLRLFAIQHDCGHGAFFHNRTVSDWLGRVIGVLTLTPYDVWRRSHSIHHSSSGNLGRRGIGDVHTLTVAEYRALKPFNRLIYRLYRHPAVLFGLGPGYLFFLQNRLPVGLMGKAKYWISAMCTNAAILAALAIILYFGGLMPILLIFLPSTLLAATAGVWLFYVQHQFEVTHWEADEDWQLHDAALKGSSHYVLPSWLQWLSANIGIHHVHHVHSRIPFYRLPEVLRDHADLANGNRMTIMESFHSARLHLWDEQSRRLLSFSQARAQYH from the coding sequence ATGTTCGATTATTCCGAATCTTCTCGGCCGCAGCCTGAACCACGGGCTGCAAGGGAATGGGTTGCGATCCTCTCAAAATATCGCGAGCCCAGCTCATTGCGCAGTTGCTTTGAGCTTGCGGTCACGGTCGGGCCGTTTCTGGCGCTGTGGTTTCTGGCGTGGTGGTCCTTGTCGATCAGCTATTGGCTGACATTGATGATTTCGCTATGCAACGCGGCTTTTCTGTTGCGCCTGTTTGCCATTCAGCACGATTGCGGCCACGGGGCGTTCTTTCACAACCGGACGGTCAGCGACTGGCTGGGGCGGGTCATTGGTGTGCTCACGCTGACACCCTATGATGTCTGGCGGCGGTCGCATTCGATACATCACAGCTCTTCTGGAAACCTCGGGCGGCGCGGCATTGGTGACGTTCACACGTTGACGGTCGCGGAATACCGTGCATTGAAGCCGTTTAACCGGCTGATTTACAGGCTTTATCGGCACCCTGCCGTTTTGTTCGGGCTGGGACCGGGGTATCTTTTCTTCCTGCAAAACCGGCTGCCTGTGGGGCTTATGGGCAAGGCGAAGTATTGGATCAGCGCAATGTGCACCAATGCGGCAATCCTCGCTGCGTTGGCTATTATCCTGTATTTTGGCGGCCTGATGCCGATCCTGCTGATCTTCCTGCCCTCGACGTTGCTTGCCGCCACGGCCGGGGTGTGGCTTTTCTATGTGCAGCACCAATTCGAGGTGACCCATTGGGAGGCCGATGAAGACTGGCAATTGCATGATGCGGCGCTGAAGGGCAGTTCGCATTACGTGCTGCCATCGTGGCTGCAATGGCTGAGCGCCAATATCGGCATTCACCACGTTCATCATGTTCACAGTCGAATCCCGTTTTACCGATTGCCGGAAGTGCTGCGCGATCATGCCGATCTTGCCAATGGCAACCGGATGACGATCATGGAAAGCTTTCACAGTGCGCGGCTTCATCTGTGGGATGAGCAATCCCGGCGATTATTGTCGTTCTCACAGGCGCGGGCGCAGTATCACTGA
- a CDS encoding DUF1989 domain-containing protein — protein sequence MSAPSDAAQRRAIAPVICYPNETLPRPDLALYAAARATAHKTGEVRIAPREAACFRVPAGHFFRISAPETPQVGDLNLWNAHDLSERFYSGKSRALHGTHLTTGERMWSSFPALRPMATITDDTLAWYGIDDFGGSVHDVIGTRCDPYTGNLLGGSQYHHCCHSNLTRALAAETGLSLTEAEPHVHDVLNVFMCTGFTRDTGQYFMKASPVRPADYLEFFAEIDLLGGLSACPGGDCAAEHSSDTARCAPLLVEIFAPAPGALAGWVSPPLNGYDRSHGV from the coding sequence ATGTCCGCCCCCTCCGATGCCGCCCAACGCCGCGCCATTGCGCCGGTGATCTGTTACCCGAACGAAACGCTGCCCCGCCCTGATCTTGCACTTTATGCCGCCGCCCGCGCCACCGCGCATAAAACCGGCGAGGTCCGCATCGCTCCGCGCGAAGCCGCCTGTTTCCGCGTCCCGGCTGGCCATTTCTTCCGCATCTCCGCCCCCGAGACACCGCAGGTTGGCGATCTGAACCTGTGGAACGCGCACGACCTGTCCGAGCGGTTCTATTCCGGCAAATCCCGCGCCCTGCATGGCACCCATCTGACCACCGGGGAACGGATGTGGTCGTCCTTTCCGGCCCTGCGCCCGATGGCGACGATCACCGATGACACGCTTGCATGGTATGGCATTGATGACTTCGGCGGCTCGGTTCACGATGTCATCGGCACCCGCTGCGATCCCTACACCGGCAATCTGCTCGGCGGATCACAATATCACCATTGCTGCCATTCCAACCTCACCCGCGCACTCGCCGCCGAGACCGGCCTGTCCCTGACCGAGGCCGAACCTCATGTCCATGACGTGCTCAACGTCTTCATGTGTACCGGCTTTACCCGCGATACCGGGCAGTATTTCATGAAGGCCTCGCCGGTGCGCCCCGCTGACTACCTCGAATTTTTTGCCGAGATTGATCTTCTGGGCGGGCTGTCGGCCTGTCCGGGCGGCGATTGCGCCGCCGAGCACTCATCGGATACCGCGCGCTGTGCGCCGCTGCTGGTGGAAATCTTCGCCCCGGCACCGGGCGCCCTTGCTGGTTGGGTCTCCCCGCCGCTCAACGGTTATGACCGCAGCCATGGCGTGTAA
- a CDS encoding aminotransferase class I/II-fold pyridoxal phosphate-dependent enzyme yields the protein MTQLAKRPWVPMEAETRVQTIAARVSRETPEAVATRIEDLAVESRSIHEKRCFNLNPATNVMNPRAEALLASGLGTRPSLGYPGDKYEMGLQAIEEIEVIAAEIAAEVFGARYAEIRVPSGAISNLYGFMALAKPGDHVIVPPAKIGGHVTHHADGCAGLYGLVSHDAPVDADGYSVDLDGLAALATEVKPKVITIGGSLNLYPHPVREIREIADKTGAYVLFDAAHQCGIIAGRAWANPLDEGAHLMTMSTYKSLGGPPSGLIVTNEEEIAKRLDSIAFPGMTANFDAAKSAALAMALLDWKDHGEAYASAMVETAEALANALKDQGIPIFEGNAGVTQSHQFAVLAEGFGGGQTASKQLEKAGFLACGIGLPVRELSRDLNGLRIGTPELVRWGMTPRDMPELGRRIAEALRSNAPQDMAEDTAKYRGRFTRLHYVHQG from the coding sequence ATGACACAGCTTGCGAAACGCCCATGGGTGCCGATGGAGGCCGAAACACGGGTTCAGACCATTGCGGCGCGGGTTTCCCGCGAAACCCCCGAGGCGGTTGCCACACGGATCGAGGATTTGGCGGTTGAGAGCAGAAGCATTCACGAAAAGCGTTGCTTCAACCTTAATCCCGCGACCAACGTGATGAACCCGCGTGCAGAGGCGCTTTTGGCAAGCGGTTTGGGCACAAGGCCATCGCTGGGATATCCCGGTGACAAGTATGAGATGGGGCTGCAAGCCATTGAAGAAATTGAGGTAATCGCGGCAGAGATTGCGGCGGAAGTGTTTGGCGCGCGCTATGCCGAAATCCGCGTGCCATCGGGGGCGATTTCAAACCTCTATGGCTTCATGGCGTTGGCCAAGCCGGGCGATCATGTGATCGTGCCGCCAGCAAAAATCGGCGGGCATGTGACGCATCATGCCGATGGTTGCGCCGGGCTTTATGGCTTGGTCAGCCATGACGCGCCGGTGGATGCGGATGGTTATTCGGTTGATCTTGATGGTTTGGCGGCGTTGGCGACCGAGGTGAAGCCGAAAGTGATTACCATTGGTGGTTCGCTCAACCTTTATCCGCATCCGGTTCGGGAAATCAGGGAAATCGCCGATAAAACAGGGGCTTATGTTCTATTCGACGCAGCACATCAATGCGGGATCATTGCCGGGCGCGCTTGGGCCAACCCGCTTGATGAGGGTGCGCATCTGATGACGATGAGCACCTACAAGAGCCTTGGCGGGCCGCCGTCCGGCTTGATCGTCACCAACGAAGAAGAGATTGCCAAGCGACTGGATTCAATCGCGTTTCCGGGGATGACGGCAAATTTTGATGCGGCGAAATCGGCGGCTTTGGCGATGGCGCTGCTGGACTGGAAGGACCATGGCGAGGCTTATGCAAGCGCCATGGTAGAAACCGCGGAGGCGTTGGCCAATGCTTTGAAAGACCAGGGGATTCCGATTTTTGAGGGCAACGCAGGGGTGACGCAAAGCCATCAGTTCGCGGTGCTTGCCGAAGGGTTTGGCGGCGGGCAAACGGCGTCGAAACAGCTTGAGAAAGCGGGGTTTCTGGCCTGTGGAATTGGCCTTCCGGTGCGTGAGTTGTCACGTGATCTCAACGGGTTGCGGATTGGAACGCCGGAGTTGGTGCGCTGGGGCATGACGCCAAGGGATATGCCCGAGCTTGGCCGCCGGATCGCCGAGGCGCTGCGCTCAAACGCGCCGCAAGACATGGCCGAAGACACTGCAAAATACCGTGGCCGCTTCACCCGCCTGCACTATGTTCATCAAGGTTAA
- a CDS encoding LysR family transcriptional regulator, with translation MPVDPPRPRGPSLNALRAFESAARLGGFSKASEELNVSPGAIAQHVKTLEDWADAPLFERHAQGLSLTSVGAAALAPLTDAFDRMGEAVQSLRAYARPAVLHIAALPAVAQLWLAPILPRLRAELPGQEISVTALEAPPNLAREAYDMALFFASEGGEVIEEDEIFPVCTPQIARAIGRVEDLALLPCLRDSTWAGDWELWALATKAAHPLRPRGPSFSLYALAVEEALGGAGVLMAHSSLLRAHIASGRLVNPLDSTLKTGLALRLFRRPGAPTQALEHLAKRLLAEGQR, from the coding sequence ATGCCTGTTGATCCTCCCCGCCCGCGTGGCCCCTCTCTGAATGCGCTGCGCGCGTTTGAATCTGCGGCGCGTCTGGGCGGATTTTCCAAGGCATCGGAAGAGCTTAACGTCTCTCCCGGTGCCATCGCCCAGCATGTCAAAACGCTGGAAGACTGGGCCGATGCGCCGCTTTTTGAGCGGCACGCCCAAGGGCTCAGCCTCACCTCGGTCGGCGCCGCCGCCCTTGCCCCGCTGACCGATGCCTTTGACCGGATGGGCGAAGCGGTGCAATCGCTGCGCGCCTATGCGCGCCCGGCTGTGCTGCATATCGCGGCGCTGCCTGCCGTGGCACAGCTTTGGCTCGCGCCCATCCTGCCGCGTCTGCGTGCCGAATTGCCCGGTCAGGAAATTTCCGTCACCGCCCTTGAAGCCCCGCCTAACCTCGCACGGGAGGCTTATGATATGGCGCTTTTCTTCGCGTCAGAAGGTGGCGAAGTTATTGAAGAAGATGAAATTTTCCCTGTCTGTACACCACAGATCGCCCGCGCCATCGGCAGGGTGGAGGATCTGGCATTGCTGCCTTGCCTGCGCGATTCAACATGGGCCGGGGATTGGGAACTCTGGGCGCTCGCAACCAAGGCGGCCCACCCGCTGCGCCCGCGCGGCCCGTCGTTCTCCCTCTATGCGCTGGCGGTGGAAGAAGCCTTGGGCGGGGCAGGGGTGCTCATGGCGCACAGCTCCCTCCTACGGGCGCATATCGCCTCCGGGCGTCTGGTCAACCCGTTGGATTCGACTCTGAAAACCGGCCTCGCCCTGCGCCTTTTCCGACGCCCCGGCGCACCGACACAAGCATTGGAACATCTGGCGAAACGCCTCCTTGCCGAAGGTCAGCGGTAA
- a CDS encoding GNAT family N-acetyltransferase, with product MPEITIRPIEDGDQEDWRRLWTGYLEFYQSSVPEEVYRETFKRLCDKDNSEQCGLLALQDGVPVGLVHYIFHAHNWRIEQVCYLQDLFTTKQARGAGVGRKLIEAVYAAADAAGSPSVYWMTQDFNHTARQLYDRIATLTPFIKYQR from the coding sequence ATGCCCGAGATCACCATCCGCCCGATTGAAGATGGCGACCAGGAAGACTGGCGCAGGCTTTGGACCGGGTATCTGGAGTTCTATCAATCCAGCGTGCCGGAGGAGGTTTATCGAGAAACCTTCAAGCGCTTGTGTGACAAGGATAATTCCGAGCAGTGCGGGTTGCTGGCGTTGCAAGACGGGGTGCCGGTTGGGCTGGTTCATTACATCTTTCATGCGCATAACTGGCGGATCGAGCAGGTCTGTTATTTGCAGGATCTGTTCACAACAAAGCAAGCGCGGGGCGCGGGCGTGGGCCGAAAGCTGATCGAAGCGGTTTATGCGGCGGCGGATGCGGCGGGGAGCCCTAGCGTTTATTGGATGACGCAGGATTTCAACCACACGGCGCGCCAGCTCTATGATCGGATTGCCACGTTGACCCCGTTTATCAAATATCAACGCTGA